The following are from one region of the Halarcobacter sp. genome:
- a CDS encoding aminotransferase class IV family protein: protein MEKNIFFETIKCEDFEVFNLSFHEKRIARTIGLNLNLQDYIYPSSNKLLRCKLIYDESGVLSVEFFPYKKREIKTFKILHEDGISYSKKYLNRESLDKLFEKKEDADEIIIIKDNFVTDTSIANIAIFDGTNWLTSKKPLLLGTTRDRLIQEGLLIEKDIDINMLKNSKKIALMNAMIDFDVLEDYSFLV, encoded by the coding sequence ATGGAAAAAAATATTTTTTTTGAAACAATTAAATGTGAAGATTTTGAAGTTTTTAATTTATCTTTTCATGAAAAAAGAATAGCAAGAACGATTGGTTTAAACTTAAATCTTCAAGATTATATTTATCCTTCTTCAAATAAACTTTTAAGATGTAAACTTATATATGATGAGAGTGGAGTCTTAAGTGTTGAGTTTTTTCCTTATAAAAAAAGGGAAATAAAAACTTTTAAAATCCTACATGAAGATGGTATTTCTTATTCAAAAAAATATTTAAATAGAGAATCTTTAGATAAATTATTTGAGAAAAAAGAAGATGCTGATGAGATTATAATTATAAAAGATAATTTTGTTACAGATACTTCGATTGCAAATATAGCCATATTTGATGGGACAAACTGGTTAACATCTAAAAAACCTCTTCTTTTGGGTACTACTAGAGATAGATTGATACAAGAGGGCTTATTAATTGAAAAAGATATTGATATTAATATGTTAAAAAATTCAAAAAAAATTGCTTTGATGAACGCTATGATTGATTTTGATGTTTTAGAGGATTATTCATTTTTAGTATAA
- a CDS encoding winged helix-turn-helix domain-containing protein, which yields MTLKNLLVLYVCTNKKSEDEILPILNENLKKVFIANSLKEAQKSYKKYSPCIVVVDDSFEDANMIAFLKEIRKSDIKTAFIVISSSLDNKYVNDLIELYITKYLVRPFLKDEFLIALNKCLQVIESRIYSNVKLGKDMIFNHQTQTITKDSEIIVLNKKETILINLFIQNQNRVITYEELEYHIWDNESTTAALKSLIRDFRKKTYKSILQNFSGIGYKLNIQI from the coding sequence ATGACATTAAAAAATTTGCTTGTTTTATATGTTTGTACAAATAAAAAAAGTGAAGATGAAATATTACCAATATTAAATGAAAACTTAAAAAAGGTTTTCATTGCAAACTCTTTAAAAGAAGCACAAAAATCTTATAAAAAATATTCACCTTGTATTGTAGTTGTTGATGATAGTTTTGAAGATGCAAATATGATAGCTTTTCTTAAAGAGATACGAAAAAGTGATATTAAGACAGCTTTTATTGTAATAAGTAGCAGTCTAGATAATAAATATGTTAATGACTTGATTGAACTTTATATAACTAAATATCTTGTAAGACCTTTTTTAAAAGATGAGTTTTTAATTGCACTTAATAAATGTTTACAAGTGATTGAGTCAAGAATTTATAGTAATGTAAAACTTGGTAAAGATATGATTTTTAATCATCAAACCCAAACAATTACAAAAGATTCTGAGATTATAGTATTAAATAAAAAAGAGACAATACTTATTAATCTATTTATACAAAATCAAAACAGAGTTATAACATACGAAGAGTTAGAATATCATATTTGGGACAATGAATCAACTACTGCTGCATTAAAATCATTAATAAGAGATTTTAGAAAAAAAACTTACAAATCAATTCTTCAAAATTTTTCAGGAATTGGTTATAAATTAAATATTCAAATTTGA
- a CDS encoding cysteine hydrolase family protein, giving the protein MKNTALLLVDFQNDYFSSFKDAKFPLENSEEASLNAKLILDIFRQKQFEVIHVFHENESLDARFFAKGTSGAKIYSLLSPLKNEKVISKNRPNSFLDTDLKEYLDENEINTLVIVGAMSHMCIDATVRAAKDFGYNCIVVSDACATKELEYDKIKIPAKYVHGTIMSALEFAYANVTDTKNILEGL; this is encoded by the coding sequence ATGAAAAACACAGCACTACTTTTAGTAGATTTCCAAAACGATTATTTTTCTAGTTTCAAAGATGCAAAGTTTCCTTTAGAAAATAGTGAAGAGGCTTCTTTAAATGCAAAATTGATTTTAGATATCTTTAGACAAAAACAATTTGAAGTTATTCATGTATTTCATGAAAATGAATCTTTAGATGCAAGATTTTTTGCTAAAGGAACATCTGGTGCAAAAATATATTCTTTGTTGAGTCCTTTAAAAAATGAAAAAGTGATTTCTAAAAACAGACCAAATAGTTTTTTAGATACAGATTTAAAAGAGTATTTAGATGAAAATGAGATTAATACTTTAGTTATAGTTGGAGCAATGTCTCATATGTGTATTGATGCTACAGTTAGAGCAGCAAAAGATTTTGGATACAATTGCATTGTTGTAAGTGATGCTTGTGCAACTAAAGAGTTGGAATATGATAAAATTAAAATTCCAGCAAAATATGTTCATGGAACAATAATGTCAGCACTAGAGTTTGCTTATGCAAATGTGACTGATACTAAAAATATTTTAGAAGGTTTATAA
- a CDS encoding aminodeoxychorismate synthase component I — protein sequence MNKEFQAKLNKYGSSKEPFFFLVSYDLEKYYINSLKDLPSTIKFKIDEEISLDINKKISIKKYPISFSEYKKKFDILQEHIKAGNSYLLNLTAKTKIETDYSFDEIYEKAKAKYKLKFLDEFICFSPEKFIEIKNNKIFTHPMKGTIDNSIENAKDKILNDTKEMAEHTMVVDLLRNDLGIVANKIRVDEFRYIDKINAGDKELLQISSKISGELKENWNENIGDILASLLPAGSITGTPKKKTIEILKDIEEYDRGFYTGIFGVFDGENFNSAVMIRFIEKDENSNLYYKSGGGITCDSDASLEYQELLDKIYLPF from the coding sequence TTGAATAAAGAATTTCAAGCAAAACTAAATAAATATGGCTCTTCAAAGGAGCCATTTTTTTTTCTAGTATCTTATGATTTAGAAAAATATTATATAAACTCTTTAAAAGATTTACCCTCTACAATAAAATTTAAAATTGATGAAGAGATAAGTCTTGATATTAATAAAAAAATATCTATAAAAAAATATCCAATATCTTTTAGTGAATATAAAAAAAAGTTTGATATTTTGCAAGAGCATATAAAAGCAGGAAATTCTTATCTTTTAAACCTAACAGCAAAAACAAAAATTGAAACTGATTATTCCTTTGATGAGATTTATGAAAAAGCCAAAGCAAAATATAAATTAAAATTTTTAGATGAGTTTATATGTTTTTCCCCTGAAAAATTTATAGAGATAAAAAACAATAAAATCTTTACCCATCCTATGAAAGGAACCATTGATAATAGTATTGAAAATGCAAAAGATAAAATTCTAAATGATACTAAAGAGATGGCAGAACATACTATGGTTGTTGATTTACTTAGAAATGATTTAGGAATAGTTGCAAATAAAATCAGAGTAGATGAGTTTAGATATATAGATAAAATAAATGCAGGAGATAAAGAATTACTGCAAATAAGTTCAAAAATTAGTGGAGAGTTAAAAGAAAACTGGAATGAAAATATTGGAGATATTTTAGCTTCACTTTTACCTGCTGGTTCTATAACTGGAACCCCTAAAAAGAAAACTATAGAGATATTAAAAGATATTGAAGAGTATGACAGAGGTTTTTATACTGGAATATTTGGTGTTTTTGATGGTGAAAATTTTAATAGCGCAGTTATGATTAGATTTATTGAGAAAGATGAAAACTCAAATTTATACTATAAAAGTGGTGGTGGAATCACTTGTGATTCTGATGCTTCTTTAGAATACCAAGAACTACTTGATAAAATATATTTGCCTTTTTAA
- a CDS encoding aspartate carbamoyltransferase catalytic subunit — protein sequence MQHLITTSDFTKEEILKIYDDAKIFSDMESSEVLKGKIIVNLFFENSTRTRGAFEMAAKRLGAQVISLDVGTSSTNKGETVFDTVMNINAMRPDAIVIRHSDCNFHRTLVDYVNCPIINAGAGKTAHPTQALLDLFTISEHFDGEIEGKKVAIVGDVKSSRVAGSNKELLLRFGVDVCFVAPDCFKYEDESLKQYDLLDEIIDEVDVVMSLRTQLERHNEIYFQSLNEYAKDYCITKETFGDRDILLLHPGPVNRNVDISDEMLVDPRNKVLEQVKNGVAVRMAVLKKLVLKQ from the coding sequence ATGCAGCATTTGATTACTACAAGTGACTTTACAAAAGAAGAGATTCTTAAGATTTATGATGATGCTAAAATCTTCTCAGATATGGAATCTAGTGAGGTTCTAAAAGGTAAAATAATTGTAAATTTATTTTTTGAAAACTCAACAAGAACAAGGGGAGCCTTTGAAATGGCTGCTAAAAGACTTGGTGCGCAAGTAATCTCTTTAGATGTTGGAACAAGTTCAACAAATAAAGGTGAAACTGTATTTGATACAGTAATGAATATAAATGCTATGAGACCTGATGCAATTGTAATTAGACACTCTGATTGCAATTTTCATAGAACATTAGTTGATTATGTTAATTGTCCTATTATAAATGCAGGAGCAGGAAAAACTGCTCATCCTACGCAAGCATTATTAGATCTTTTTACTATTAGTGAACATTTTGATGGTGAAATAGAAGGTAAAAAAGTTGCTATTGTTGGTGATGTAAAATCTTCAAGAGTTGCAGGTTCAAATAAAGAGTTACTTCTAAGATTTGGTGTTGATGTATGTTTTGTTGCTCCAGATTGTTTTAAATATGAAGATGAGAGTTTAAAACAATACGACCTATTAGATGAAATAATTGATGAGGTTGATGTTGTTATGAGTTTAAGAACACAACTTGAAAGACACAATGAAATATATTTTCAATCATTAAACGAGTATGCAAAAGATTATTGTATTACAAAAGAGACTTTTGGGGATAGAGATATTTTATTACTTCACCCAGGACCAGTAAATAGAAATGTTGATATTTCAGATGAGATGTTAGTTGATCCTAGAAATAAAGTATTAGAGCAAGTGAAAAATGGTGTTGCTGTAAGAATGGCAGTACTTAAAAAGCTTGTATTAAAACAATAA
- the ccoG gene encoding cytochrome c oxidase accessory protein CcoG: MNYTKKRYITYGIFTLFIFVLPFIKIDENHMLMLSFEYSKFHFLGFSFDVNELYVMPFLLMILFIGIFAITTIFGRVWCGWACPQTIFRVVFRDLIETKLLGLRRLKNKQKDIDYSKKSNQIKKYIALLIWGVLTLVAASNFMWYFIPPEDFFNYIQNPNEHSFMILFIITLAGFLFYDIVFWKEDFCTYTCPYSRIQSVLYDDNTVQVVYDTNRGGDIYKNGEKSIFDVKQWSSNEECTTCEACVKVCPTHIDIRKGLQVECINCLECSDACSTVMGKLGKKSLIQWGSTNSVINKIKTNLFSKRNLAYMASIVICVFFATAMIVEKKDFIVNINKTTQLYKINEDKTVSNNYVFTFSNMQDKEVVMDLTLNNQKDFEIKRFEPFILKPKQRVKKVVIVKTKKRLYLSDKKDTPLDLKIDISANNNIDKKQTWDLSFIYPRNDLFN; encoded by the coding sequence ATGAATTACACTAAAAAAAGGTATATAACTTATGGGATTTTTACCCTGTTTATTTTTGTTTTACCATTTATAAAAATAGATGAAAATCATATGCTGATGTTATCATTTGAGTACTCAAAGTTTCATTTTTTGGGATTCTCTTTTGATGTAAATGAACTTTATGTTATGCCATTTTTGTTGATGATACTTTTTATAGGTATATTTGCAATAACTACAATTTTTGGTAGAGTTTGGTGTGGATGGGCATGTCCCCAAACAATTTTTAGAGTTGTTTTTAGAGATTTGATTGAAACTAAATTATTAGGATTAAGAAGATTAAAAAACAAACAAAAAGATATTGATTACAGTAAAAAATCTAATCAAATAAAAAAATATATTGCCCTGCTTATTTGGGGAGTATTAACCCTTGTTGCTGCATCAAACTTTATGTGGTACTTTATTCCACCTGAAGATTTTTTTAATTATATTCAAAATCCAAATGAACATAGTTTTATGATTTTATTTATAATAACACTTGCTGGATTTCTTTTTTATGATATTGTATTTTGGAAAGAAGATTTTTGTACATACACTTGCCCATATTCAAGAATACAATCAGTTTTATATGATGATAATACAGTTCAAGTTGTTTATGACACAAACAGAGGTGGAGATATTTATAAGAATGGTGAAAAATCTATTTTTGATGTAAAACAATGGAGTTCAAATGAAGAGTGTACAACTTGTGAAGCTTGTGTAAAAGTTTGCCCTACACATATAGATATTAGAAAAGGTTTACAAGTTGAATGTATAAATTGTCTTGAGTGTTCAGATGCTTGTAGTACAGTTATGGGAAAACTTGGGAAAAAATCATTAATCCAATGGGGAAGTACAAATAGTGTTATAAATAAAATAAAAACAAATCTTTTTTCAAAAAGAAATCTTGCATATATGGCAAGTATAGTTATTTGTGTTTTCTTTGCAACAGCTATGATAGTTGAGAAAAAAGATTTTATAGTAAATATAAATAAAACAACACAACTTTATAAAATCAATGAAGATAAAACTGTTTCAAATAATTATGTTTTTACCTTCTCTAATATGCAAGATAAAGAGGTTGTTATGGATTTAACACTTAACAATCAAAAAGACTTTGAGATTAAAAGATTTGAACCTTTTATTCTAAAACCTAAACAAAGAGTAAAAAAAGTTGTAATTGTTAAAACTAAAAAAAGACTATATTTATCAGATAAAAAAGATACACCATTAGATTTAAAAATTGATATCTCTGCAAATAACAATATAGATAAAAAACAAACTTGGGATTTATCTTTTATCTATCCAAGAAACGATTTATTTAATTAA
- a CDS encoding ATP-binding protein, whose amino-acid sequence MTIVYTFIRYIYSKEIFYISYCFMQIFSLIYIAQYSGFWNILNVWKDLSLTFASLSALAFAVNFFQGKYIPQMKNYKQLLFYTLLINIVILSSFYHYMLFEYLPYTIIYGILFTSIVFNLKNSFKPTLTYVFGWSLFCFILFIFDFKTYYEQQGFMDLVLLVFAIEAILFTISVSYKYSDLKQEKKEYENMLLQQSKLAKSGEMIANITHQFRQPLNNLSYILINLKKKFTKNELEKEYFEKKISQANEQIEFLSKTINDFKEFYQPSKKREQFLVKDVILNVKTIFEEDLKKHNIALNIDFKTNEDVKIFGIKNELAQVFLAILSNSRDVLKNIENPEIKIEISASSAEVSILISNNGPKVDEKDINKLFNPYFSTKEQGSGLGLFLSKQIIEESFKGKIEVSNTNERVYFSLIIEKDIN is encoded by the coding sequence ATGACTATTGTTTATACTTTTATTAGATATATCTATTCCAAAGAGATATTTTATATAAGTTATTGCTTTATGCAAATTTTTTCTTTGATTTATATTGCACAATATAGTGGCTTTTGGAATATACTAAATGTTTGGAAGGATTTGTCTTTAACTTTTGCCAGTTTAAGTGCACTAGCTTTTGCCGTCAATTTTTTTCAGGGTAAATATATACCTCAAATGAAAAATTATAAACAATTGTTGTTTTATACTTTATTGATAAATATAGTTATTTTAAGTTCTTTTTATCATTATATGCTTTTTGAATATCTTCCTTATACAATCATATATGGAATACTTTTTACCTCTATTGTATTTAATTTAAAAAATAGTTTTAAACCAACACTTACTTATGTTTTTGGTTGGTCTTTGTTTTGTTTTATACTTTTTATTTTTGATTTTAAAACATATTATGAACAACAAGGTTTTATGGATTTAGTTTTATTAGTTTTTGCTATTGAAGCTATACTTTTTACTATCTCTGTTTCATATAAATATAGTGATTTAAAACAAGAAAAAAAAGAGTATGAAAATATGCTTTTACAACAATCAAAATTAGCAAAATCAGGAGAGATGATAGCTAATATAACTCATCAGTTTAGACAACCACTTAATAACCTTTCATATATTTTAATAAATCTAAAAAAGAAGTTTACAAAAAATGAATTAGAAAAAGAGTATTTTGAAAAGAAAATTAGCCAAGCAAATGAACAAATAGAGTTTTTATCAAAAACAATAAATGATTTTAAAGAGTTTTATCAACCTTCAAAAAAAAGAGAGCAGTTTTTAGTAAAAGATGTGATTTTAAATGTAAAAACAATTTTTGAAGAGGATTTAAAAAAACATAATATAGCATTAAATATTGATTTTAAAACAAATGAAGATGTAAAAATATTTGGAATAAAAAATGAATTGGCACAGGTTTTTTTAGCTATTTTATCAAATAGTAGGGATGTTTTAAAAAATATAGAAAACCCAGAGATTAAAATAGAAATATCAGCTTCAAGTGCAGAGGTTTCAATTTTAATTTCAAACAATGGTCCTAAAGTAGATGAAAAAGATATAAACAAACTATTTAATCCATATTTCTCTACAAAAGAGCAGGGGAGTGGTTTAGGATTGTTTTTAAGTAAACAAATAATTGAAGAGAGTTTCAAAGGAAAAATTGAAGTATCAAACACTAATGAGAGAGTGTATTTCTCTCTCATTATAGAAAAAGATATTAATTAA
- a CDS encoding response regulator — protein MKKRINDNIKVLIVEDDEIARENAVEYLEEYFSNIYEASNALDALKIYEINKPDIIITDIQMPKLNGLEFVERIRQKDKKVQIIVLTAFCDKEYLLKAVELQLVKYLVKPINEYELNSAIKTSIETLQNDETNIVKLPNGMVFDLFNLVLLNNQEIVKLRTKELEFLKLLIKNKNRYVTYQEIENFVWDEQVMSKDALKTLVKNLKNKLSKDLILNLSGTGYKIAL, from the coding sequence ATGAAAAAAAGAATAAATGATAATATCAAAGTACTAATAGTTGAAGATGATGAGATTGCAAGGGAAAATGCAGTTGAGTATTTAGAAGAGTATTTTTCAAATATTTATGAGGCTTCAAATGCTTTAGATGCTTTAAAGATTTATGAGATAAACAAACCTGATATTATCATAACTGATATTCAAATGCCAAAGCTAAATGGTTTGGAGTTTGTAGAAAGAATACGTCAAAAAGATAAAAAAGTACAAATTATAGTTTTAACTGCTTTTTGTGATAAAGAGTATCTTTTAAAAGCTGTAGAGTTACAACTGGTAAAATATCTAGTAAAACCTATAAATGAATATGAATTAAATAGTGCAATAAAAACTTCCATTGAAACTTTACAAAATGATGAAACAAATATTGTAAAACTTCCAAATGGGATGGTTTTTGATCTTTTTAATTTAGTTTTATTAAATAATCAAGAAATAGTAAAACTTAGAACAAAAGAGTTAGAGTTTTTGAAACTTCTTATAAAAAACAAAAACAGATATGTAACTTATCAAGAGATTGAAAACTTTGTTTGGGATGAACAGGTTATGAGTAAAGATGCTTTAAAAACTTTAGTTAAAAATCTAAAAAATAAATTATCAAAGGATTTGATTCTAAATCTATCTGGTACAGGATATAAAATTGCACTTTGA
- a CDS encoding aspartate aminotransferase family protein: MLEQLDKEYVLHTYARNYVNFKKGINATLFDDRDKDYIDFTSGIGVVSTGHGNKEVAEAIYKQVSNITHISNLYAIEPQAKLGEKIAKLSGMDVATFFANSGAEANEGAIKIARKYGKTKYDGKRYKVITLEHSFHGRTITTVKATGQTSFHSPNFAPYPDGFSFNSAIDDIFNSIDDETVAVMIELVQGEGGVQPFEKEAVQELAKFLKQRDILLIIDEVQTGVYRTGEFLATNLYEIEPDVITLAKGLGGGVPIGAVVTTHKDIFEPGDHGSTFGGNYLSCASANKVLDILENYKDAGTLDETIIYFGDKLNEIYEKYQNIFTAEVGLGLMRGLRVKDADMLKTVISNAFDEGVLVLKAGRNTLRLLPPLTISKEEINEGFKRLDNALAKIA, from the coding sequence ATGTTAGAACAATTAGATAAAGAGTATGTATTACACACTTATGCAAGAAATTATGTAAATTTTAAAAAAGGGATAAATGCAACTTTATTTGATGACAGAGATAAAGATTATATTGACTTTACTTCAGGTATTGGAGTTGTTTCAACAGGACATGGAAATAAAGAAGTAGCAGAAGCTATTTATAAACAAGTTTCAAATATAACTCATATTTCAAATCTTTATGCTATTGAACCACAAGCAAAACTTGGTGAAAAAATAGCAAAACTTTCAGGGATGGATGTGGCAACTTTTTTTGCAAATTCAGGAGCTGAAGCAAATGAAGGTGCAATTAAAATTGCAAGAAAATATGGAAAAACAAAATACGATGGGAAAAGATATAAAGTTATAACTTTAGAGCACTCTTTTCATGGAAGAACAATTACAACAGTAAAAGCAACAGGACAAACATCATTTCATAGTCCAAACTTTGCTCCATACCCAGATGGTTTCTCTTTCAATTCAGCTATTGATGATATTTTTAATTCAATTGATGATGAAACAGTTGCTGTTATGATTGAACTTGTTCAAGGTGAAGGTGGAGTTCAGCCATTTGAAAAAGAAGCAGTTCAAGAATTAGCTAAATTTTTAAAACAAAGAGACATTCTTTTAATAATCGATGAAGTTCAAACAGGTGTTTACAGAACAGGTGAGTTTTTAGCAACAAATCTTTATGAAATTGAACCTGATGTAATTACACTTGCAAAAGGTCTTGGTGGTGGAGTTCCTATTGGAGCAGTTGTAACTACTCACAAAGATATTTTTGAACCAGGAGACCATGGTTCTACTTTTGGAGGAAACTACTTAAGTTGTGCTAGTGCAAATAAGGTTTTAGATATTCTAGAAAACTATAAAGATGCTGGAACTTTAGATGAAACTATAATATATTTTGGAGATAAATTAAACGAGATTTATGAAAAATATCAAAATATATTTACAGCAGAAGTTGGTTTAGGTTTAATGAGAGGATTAAGAGTTAAAGATGCAGATATGTTAAAAACTGTTATATCAAATGCCTTTGATGAAGGTGTTTTAGTATTAAAAGCAGGAAGAAATACATTAAGACTTTTACCTCCTTTAACTATTTCAAAAGAAGAGATAAATGAAGGGTTTAAAAGGTTAGATAATGCACTTGCAAAAATTGCTTAA
- a CDS encoding TolC family protein produces MHLQKLLKLSSLSFFLVPILMCAQEKNSLDEKILSEDRLNLFKYSKDKNEESSSKLKKDWINPINLSLTKSKSDTSNTLRSAINIDQPIFKSGGIYSAIKYASATYKYTDYDIDLQKKELIKEATTMLFNLNILDLNIKKNELLLKNANIDVERKKEQVLNGFLDTSTLDNAILDANVIKNNLADLYYQKDELILNFSNIASGEYTSFDLPVLSLVDEDLFLKRNLELSKAKADVQQKDYYSDMIVAKYLPTLSVEASHTQYHEDKDDDISNKNVYNYGLSVSMPLDVRTFNDIETERINYLTSKLNLKNIELEERNFYKTKLSKLKMLENKKKIAQDDYKLYDSLLDVIIEEKNAELKTQSDVDTLQNSQKIKSIELKIYELEKQIELLDLYSKIG; encoded by the coding sequence ATGCACTTGCAAAAATTGCTTAAGCTCTCTTCTCTTTCATTTTTTCTTGTGCCAATATTAATGTGTGCACAAGAAAAAAATAGTTTAGATGAGAAAATACTTTCAGAAGATAGGTTAAACTTATTTAAATATAGTAAAGATAAAAACGAAGAGAGTAGTAGCAAACTAAAAAAAGATTGGATTAATCCAATCAATTTATCCCTAACAAAAAGTAAGTCAGATACTTCAAATACTTTAAGAAGTGCCATAAATATCGATCAACCCATTTTTAAAAGTGGTGGAATCTATAGCGCTATAAAATATGCAAGTGCCACATATAAATATACAGATTATGATATTGATTTACAGAAAAAAGAGTTAATTAAAGAAGCTACAACAATGCTTTTTAATCTAAATATTTTAGATTTAAATATCAAAAAAAATGAACTTCTTTTAAAAAATGCAAATATTGATGTTGAGAGAAAAAAAGAGCAAGTACTAAATGGATTTTTAGATACTTCAACTTTAGACAATGCCATTTTAGATGCAAATGTTATAAAAAATAATTTAGCAGATTTGTATTATCAAAAAGATGAACTTATTTTAAACTTTTCAAATATTGCAAGTGGAGAGTATACTAGTTTTGATTTACCTGTATTAAGTTTAGTAGATGAAGATTTATTTTTAAAAAGAAACTTAGAACTATCAAAAGCAAAAGCTGATGTACAACAAAAAGATTATTACAGTGATATGATTGTTGCTAAATATCTTCCAACTCTTAGTGTTGAAGCTAGTCATACCCAATACCATGAAGATAAAGATGATGATATCTCAAATAAAAATGTTTATAACTATGGTTTATCTGTATCAATGCCACTTGATGTAAGAACTTTTAATGATATTGAAACAGAAAGAATCAATTATCTAACAAGTAAATTAAACTTAAAAAACATCGAACTTGAAGAAAGAAATTTTTATAAAACAAAATTATCTAAACTAAAAATGTTAGAAAACAAAAAGAAAATTGCTCAAGATGATTATAAACTTTATGATTCTTTGTTAGATGTTATTATTGAAGAAAAAAATGCAGAACTAAAAACTCAAAGTGATGTGGATACCCTTCAAAATTCTCAAAAAATCAAATCTATTGAGTTGAAAATTTACGAACTTGAGAAACAAATTGAACTTTTGGATTTATATTCTAAAATTGGTTAA